The following coding sequences lie in one Sorghum bicolor cultivar BTx623 chromosome 6, Sorghum_bicolor_NCBIv3, whole genome shotgun sequence genomic window:
- the LOC110436616 gene encoding uncharacterized protein LOC110436616, giving the protein MSVDNLRRAGDRFGLWGKSPGTLELLEEMKITRDRTTLRIDGAADEEVDYNFTYSAVKDWAAGREGNGPIRWCSARSKITMRCWATRTPARTLGPSQRHGSSLQTLNLDFSTALAQCSLFPQPYWAIWMELRL; this is encoded by the exons ATGTCGGTGGACAATCTGCGGAGAGCCGGTGACAG GTTTGGTTTGTGGGGGAAATCGCCTGGAACCCTAGAGCTGCTTGAGGAAATGAAGATCACTAGAGACCGCACCACATTGAGGATCGATGGGGCTGCAGATGAGGAG GTAGACTACAATTTTACATATAGTGCTGTGAAAGACTGGGCTGCTGGAAGAGAAGGAAATGGTCCAATTAGATGGTGCTCTGCCAG ATCCAAAATTACTATGAGATGTTGGGCTACTAGGACTCCGGCAAGGACGTTGGGACCTTCACAGCGGCATGGCAGTAGTCTACAAACTCTAAACTTAGATTTCTCTACAGCCCTAGCACAGTGTAGTCTTTTTCCGCAACCCTATTGGGCTATTTGGATGGAATTGAGATTGTAA